The proteins below come from a single Strix uralensis isolate ZFMK-TIS-50842 chromosome 8, bStrUra1, whole genome shotgun sequence genomic window:
- the YIPF1 gene encoding protein YIPF1 has product MATVDDLKFQEFDDAANLLAANPDATTISIDEPVEIPKNQHSRLQEPGREEDDELLGTDDSDKTELLAGQKKSAPFWTFEYYQTFFDVDTYQVLDRIKGSVFPVPGKNFVRLYIRSNPDLYGPFWICATLVFTIAVSGNLSNFFIHLGKPTYHYVPEFRKVSIAATAIYAYAWLIPLALWGFLMWRNSKVMNIVSYSFLEIVCVYGYSLFIYIPTAILWIIPQKVVRWVLVMFSLCLSGSVLVMTFWPAVRDDNRRIALATVGTIVLLHALLAVGCLAYFFDAPELDFPAPIIPAHNGTVNKITMPVSPSVQ; this is encoded by the exons AATTTGACGATGCAGCTAATTTGCTTGCAGCAAATCCTGATGCTACCACAATAAGCATTGATGAACCAGTTGAAATCCCCAAGAACCAGCACAGCCGTCTGCAGGAGCcagggagagaagaggatgatGAATTACTGGGGACCGATGACTCTGATAAAACAGAG CTGCTCGCAGGACAGAAGAAAAGTGCCCCTTTCTGGACATTTGAGTACTACCAGACGTTCTTCGATGTGGACACGTACCAG GTCCTGGACAGAATCAAAGGTTCAGTTTTCCCAGTACCAGGGAAGAACTTTGTAAGACTGTATATCCGCAGCAATCCCGACCTTTATG GTCCCTTTTGGATATGTGCCACACTTGTCTTTACCATTGCTGTTAGTGGCAATCTCTCTAACTTCTTCATCCATCTGGGCAAACCAACATACCACTATGTGCCCGAGTTCAGAAAAG TGTCTATAGCAGCAACAGCAATTTATGCATACGCTTGGCTCATTCCCCTTGCTCTCTGGGGATTCCTGATGTGGAGGAACAGTAAAGTTATGAACATTGTCTCCTACTCGTTCCTGGAGATAGTGTGTGTATACGGCTACTCCCTCTTCATCTACATTCCCACAGCG aTTTTGTGGATCATTCCACAAAAAGTGGTGCGCTGGGTCCTGGTGATGTTCTCCCTGTGCCTTTCGGGGTCTGTTTTGGTGATGACCTTTTGGCCCGCTGTCCGAGATGACAACCGGAGGATTGCGTTGGCAACCGTGGGGACCATTGTTCTGCTTCATGCCCTGCTGGCTGTTGGCTGTTTG GCATACTTTTTTGATGCCCCTGAACTGGATTTTCCTGCACCTATTATCCCTGCTCACAATGGAACAGTAAATAAG ATTACAATGCCTGTTTCTCCATCTgtacagtaa
- the NDC1 gene encoding nucleoporin NDC1 — protein sequence MEAEAARQRALLRQVLGRRVAAAVAWSVLLLPVCTGAFVVLSGLDPFHPVRWISNSFNDLYTSYVIFCILLMSVVTLIISIFNVEFYAVVPSIPCSRLALIGKIIHPQQVIHSVVHAVMGMLVAWCTAVMTKGKFQFLAVSCTPSESLDDTVPQMCLNEYHLFFLLSGAFMGYSYSLSYLINNMNYLPFPVIQQYKYLRFRRSLPLLIKHSCVESLYFVRNFCVTYYFFGYIPKVWISTTMNLHIDSKLHPLDSLTGLLDLSLFYHTWLCGVFLLITWYIAWLLFKIYATETHHFPVQPTFAEETDQCLPKILNSNPPLIIKFLALQDLMLLSQYSPVRRQEVFSLSQPGGHPHNWTAVSRECLSLLSDLTQRLIAQQEAAAANGRAKQPAGELKVSPQTPGAVVREDMAFQSPRSNIVPRASMSSLVKPSLTPLKTLSGSDVGSPFSSPGLNCKMGILDVNSPWHGSVQSPQVMRRGPKLWTSGSDLQMNGSHHKSSPVVSAARVGSEVVQPRFIYTWLQNKQEQIKNFLAKRVLIMYFFSKHPEASIQAVFSDAQMHIWALEGLSHLVAASFTEDQFGVVQTTLPAILNTLLTLQEVVDRYFKLPHVSSKPPRISGSLVDTSYKTLRFALRASLKTALYRITTVFGEHLNAVQVSTEHKKRLQQFLEYKE from the exons ATGGAAGCGGAGGCGGCTCGGCAGCGGGCGCTGCTCCGCCAG GTGCTGGGCCGGAGGGTGGCGGCCGCCGTCGCCTGGtccgtgctgctgctgcccgtCTGCACCGGTGCCTTCGTTGTCCTCAGCGGCCTCGACCCCTTCCACCCGGTGCGCTGGATCTCGA atTCTTTCAATGACTTATATACTTCCTATGTCATCTTTTGTATCCTCCTTATGTCTGTAGTGACACTAATAATAAGCATCTTCAACGTTGAATTTTATGCAG TTGTGCCATCAATACCATGCTCTCGATTAGCACTGATAGGAAAAATTATTCACCCTCAGCAAGTTATCCATTCAGTTGTTCATGCTGTAATGGGAATGTTGGTTGCTTGGTGCACTGCAGTTATGACAAAAGGGAAGTTCCAGTTTCTTGCTGTGTCCTGCACGCCTTCAGAAAG CCTAGATGATACTGTTCCTCAGATGTGCCTAAATGAGTATCacctcttttttctgctttctggagCTTTCATGGGATACAGCTACAGCCTTTCATATCTTATTAACAATATGAATTACTTGCCATTTCCAGTCATACAG caaTACAAGTACTTACGTTTCAGAAGATCTTTGCCTCTTCTCATTAAACACAGTTGTGTGGAATCGCTATATTTTGTTAGAAACTTCTGTGTCACATACTACTTTTTTG GTTATATCCCAAAAGTATGGATAAGTACCACAATGAATCTTCATATAGACAG TAAATTGCATCCTCTCGACTCTCTGACTGGCTTATTGGATCTCTCCTTGTTTTACCATACCTGGCTATGTGGCGTGTTTCTTCTGATTACCTGGTACATTGCATGGTTACTCTTCAAAATCTATGCTACAGAG ACGCATCATTTTCCTGTCCAGCCAACTTTTGCTGAGGAGACAGACCAGTGCCTGCCTAAAATCTTAAACAGCAATCCTCCCTTAATTATAAAG TTTTTAGCCTTACAAGACTTGATGTTACTTTCCCAATATTCTCCTGTTCGACGACAGGAAGTCTTTAGCCTTAGTCAGCCAG GTGGGCACCCGCACAACTGGACTGCAGTATCAAGGGAGTGTTTGAGTCTGCTGAGCGATCTGACCCAGAGGCTGATTGCACAGCAGGAAGCTGCAGCAGCAAATGGGAGAGCGAAGCAGCCAGCAGGAGAGCTGAAAGTATCTCCACAGACTCCAG GAGCTGTGGTGAGAGAAGACATGGCTTTCCAGTCACCGAGGTCTAACATTGTTCCCAGAGCCTCCATGTCTTCACTGGTTAAACCATCCCTTACACCTTTAAAGACATTGTCTGGGTCTGATGTTGGTTCACCTTTTAGCTCACCTGGTTTAAATTGCAAGATGGGAATTCTGGATGTAAACTCTCCTTGGCATGGATCAGTCCAAAGTCCTCAAGTTATGAGAAGGGGACCAAAGTTGTGGACGTCAGGTTCAG ATCTGCAAATGAATGGTTCCCACCACAAATCTTCCCCAGTGGTCTCTGCTGCAAGAGTTGGCAGTGAAGTGGTGCAGCCAAGATTTATTTACACATGGCTTCAGAACAAGCAAGAACAG ataaaaaaCTTCTTGGCAAAACGAGTGCTGATAATGTATTTCTTCAGCAAG CACCCAGAAGCCTCCATCCAAGCTGTCTTCTCTGATGCCCAAATGCACATCTGGGCTTTGGAAG gtctgtCTCATTTGGTAGCAGCTTCCTTTACTGAAGACCAATTTGGAGTTGTCCAAACCACACTGCCAGCTATCCTGAATACTTTACTGACTCTTCAGGAG GTTGTAGACAGATACTTCAAACTGCCTCATGTTTCTAGCAAGCCCCCCAGGATTTCAGGAAGTCTGGTAGACACATCCTACAAAACGCTACGATTTGCACTTAGAGCATCTCTGAAAACAGCACTATACCGGATAACTACTGTCTTTGGAGAACACTTAAA TGCAGTGCAAGTGTCTACAGAACATAAGAAAAGACTTCAGCAATTCTTGGAATACAAAGAATAA